A genomic stretch from Clavelina lepadiformis chromosome 5, kaClaLepa1.1, whole genome shotgun sequence includes:
- the LOC143460919 gene encoding kelch-like protein 25 isoform X1: MISYIKLEKMEFNNNHHATEIISNLNEERKTTKDFCDFTIKAGGTQFPVHKCVVGSFSEYFKKMFTTKMKESYSNEGSVKEVSGPTMASIINFIYTSCIILTHDNVYDVLEAAEYLRITSLKEYCRKFFKASLNGESCLKIRSYSNRYNMGDVVQAAETFISKNLGAVLKSSDFLQFNVDDAMAMLKLESEQDSIDEDKYRSVVSWTKYSLDERRKHFNDLFLLVQLNSLSQKFLNEVVHREELVNQSADSMNLLVTALFARIPGNIDNKDNCQSDDILIIGGLVFKQNVVKFNTKTKQWSDMPVSLDTNIDRFCPSAVNYNQQILLMGGKRIFGNTYYNTVEMLDLNDENPKWDSNLPSMREKRQGFASALLNGLVYCTGGWNDAGFLFIGPLSSCESYNPEERKWSSIRNMNKTRTDHALVSARGLLYALGGLRDGNNATHTAECYDPRNGKWKYIPPMKTCRSGLTAVVLNNEIYAIGGHDGSNGLSTDLTSFKFSLNLSRNFSSVEKFNLDTKTWTDVASMKEKRCGGSACVVDGLIWVFGGVRAKTVEFYDPAANKWQVSTNMDRQRWCPCVLSI, encoded by the exons ATGa TTTCTTACATCAAACTAGAAAAGATGGAATTCAACAACAACCACCACGCCACTGAAATAATCAGCAACTTGAATGA ggaaagaaaaacaacaaaggacTTCTGTGACTTCACAATAAAAGCTGGAGGAACACAATTCCCTGTTCACAAATGTGTGGTTGGTTCATTCTCggaatatttcaagaaaatgttcACTACAAAG ATGAAAGAAAGTTATTCGAACGAAGGAAGCGTTAAAGAAGTCAGTGGTCCAACAATGGCATCGATTATAAACTTCATATACACTTCATGCATAATCCTCACTCATGACAATGTATATGATGTACTGGAAGCAGCAGAATATCTACGCATCACAA GTTTGAAGGAATACTGcaggaaatttttcaaagcatCTCTTAATGGagaaagttgtttgaaaattcgaTCTTATTCAAACCGGTACAACATGGGTGATGTTGTTCAAGCAGCTGAAACtttcatttctaaaaatctcggagcagttttgaaaagttCAGATTTCCTTCAGTTTAATGTTGATGATGCCATGGCTATGCTTAAGTTGGAATCAGAGCAG GATTCGATCGATGAGGACAAGTACAGGAGTGTGGTTTCTTGGACAAAATATAGTTTAGACGAGAgaagaaaacatttcaatgATTTGTTTCTTCTCGTTCAACTCAATTCTTTATCACAGAAATTCTTAAACGAAGTTGTTCATAGAGAA GAACTGGTCAACCAATCAGCTGACTCCATGAACTTGCTCGTAACTGCTTTGTTTGCTCGAATACCAGGAAATATTGACAACAAAGATAATT GTCAGTCTGATGACATACTTATCATTGGTGGattagtttttaaacaaaatgttgtCAAGTTCAACACCAAGACAAAACAGTGGAGTGACATGCCGGTATCTTTG GATACAAACATTGATCGGTTTTGTCCATCTGCTGTaaattacaatcaacaaattttattgatgggtGGTAAGCGAATATTTGGTAACACTTATTACAACACTGTTGAGATGTTGGACTTGAATGATGAGAATCCAAAGTGGGATAGCAACTTGCCTTCTATGAGAGAAAAGCGACAAGGATTTGCATCAGCTTTATTGAATG GTCTTGTTTATTGTACGGGTGGTTGGAATGACGCTGGTTTTCTATTCATTGGTCCTCTATCATCCTGTGAAAGTTACAATCCTGAAGAGAGGAAATGGTCTTCGATAAGAAACATGAATAAAACGCGAACTGACCATGCGTTGGTCAGTGCACGAG GTTTGCTTTATGCACTTGGAGGATTGCGTGATGGCAACAATGCAACACACACAGCAGAATGTTATGATCCTCGAAATGGAAAGTGGAAATATATTCCACCGATGAAAACCTGCCGATCTGGATTAACTGCTGTTGTattaaacaatgaaatataCGCGATAG GTGGACATGATGGTTCAAATGGTCTTTCAACTGACCTAACCTCTTTTAAATTCTCTCTTAACCTCTCTCGTAACTTCTCTTCTGTTGAAAAATTCAACCTGGACACGAAAACTTGGACTGATGTTGCATCTATGAAAGAGAAAAGATGTGGTGGATCAGCTTGTGTAGTGGATGGCCTTATATGGGTGTTTGGGGG GGTTCGTGCCAAAACCGTTGAGTTCTATGATCCAGCCGCCAACAAATGGCAAGTATCGACCAACATGGACAGACAACGATGGTGTCCTTGCGTCCTTTCCATctga
- the LOC143460919 gene encoding kelch-like protein 12 isoform X2, which produces MISYIKLEKMEFNNNHHATEIISNLNEERKTTKDFCDFTIKAGGTQFPVHKCVVGSFSEYFKKMFTTKMKESYSNEGSVKEVSGPTMASIINFIYTSCIILTHDNVYDVLEAAEYLRITSLKEYCRKFFKASLNGESCLKIRSYSNRYNMGDVVQAAETFISKNLGAVLKSSDFLQFNVDDAMAMLKLESEQDSIDEDKYRSVVSWTKYSLDERRKHFNDLFLLVQLNSLSQKFLNEVVHREELVNQSADSMNLLVTALFARIPGNIDNKDNCQSDDILIIGGLVFKQNVVKFNTKTKQWSDMPDTNIDRFCPSAVNYNQQILLMGGKRIFGNTYYNTVEMLDLNDENPKWDSNLPSMREKRQGFASALLNGLVYCTGGWNDAGFLFIGPLSSCESYNPEERKWSSIRNMNKTRTDHALVSARGLLYALGGLRDGNNATHTAECYDPRNGKWKYIPPMKTCRSGLTAVVLNNEIYAIGGHDGSNGLSTDLTSFKFSLNLSRNFSSVEKFNLDTKTWTDVASMKEKRCGGSACVVDGLIWVFGGVRAKTVEFYDPAANKWQVSTNMDRQRWCPCVLSI; this is translated from the exons ATGa TTTCTTACATCAAACTAGAAAAGATGGAATTCAACAACAACCACCACGCCACTGAAATAATCAGCAACTTGAATGA ggaaagaaaaacaacaaaggacTTCTGTGACTTCACAATAAAAGCTGGAGGAACACAATTCCCTGTTCACAAATGTGTGGTTGGTTCATTCTCggaatatttcaagaaaatgttcACTACAAAG ATGAAAGAAAGTTATTCGAACGAAGGAAGCGTTAAAGAAGTCAGTGGTCCAACAATGGCATCGATTATAAACTTCATATACACTTCATGCATAATCCTCACTCATGACAATGTATATGATGTACTGGAAGCAGCAGAATATCTACGCATCACAA GTTTGAAGGAATACTGcaggaaatttttcaaagcatCTCTTAATGGagaaagttgtttgaaaattcgaTCTTATTCAAACCGGTACAACATGGGTGATGTTGTTCAAGCAGCTGAAACtttcatttctaaaaatctcggagcagttttgaaaagttCAGATTTCCTTCAGTTTAATGTTGATGATGCCATGGCTATGCTTAAGTTGGAATCAGAGCAG GATTCGATCGATGAGGACAAGTACAGGAGTGTGGTTTCTTGGACAAAATATAGTTTAGACGAGAgaagaaaacatttcaatgATTTGTTTCTTCTCGTTCAACTCAATTCTTTATCACAGAAATTCTTAAACGAAGTTGTTCATAGAGAA GAACTGGTCAACCAATCAGCTGACTCCATGAACTTGCTCGTAACTGCTTTGTTTGCTCGAATACCAGGAAATATTGACAACAAAGATAATT GTCAGTCTGATGACATACTTATCATTGGTGGattagtttttaaacaaaatgttgtCAAGTTCAACACCAAGACAAAACAGTGGAGTGACATGCCG GATACAAACATTGATCGGTTTTGTCCATCTGCTGTaaattacaatcaacaaattttattgatgggtGGTAAGCGAATATTTGGTAACACTTATTACAACACTGTTGAGATGTTGGACTTGAATGATGAGAATCCAAAGTGGGATAGCAACTTGCCTTCTATGAGAGAAAAGCGACAAGGATTTGCATCAGCTTTATTGAATG GTCTTGTTTATTGTACGGGTGGTTGGAATGACGCTGGTTTTCTATTCATTGGTCCTCTATCATCCTGTGAAAGTTACAATCCTGAAGAGAGGAAATGGTCTTCGATAAGAAACATGAATAAAACGCGAACTGACCATGCGTTGGTCAGTGCACGAG GTTTGCTTTATGCACTTGGAGGATTGCGTGATGGCAACAATGCAACACACACAGCAGAATGTTATGATCCTCGAAATGGAAAGTGGAAATATATTCCACCGATGAAAACCTGCCGATCTGGATTAACTGCTGTTGTattaaacaatgaaatataCGCGATAG GTGGACATGATGGTTCAAATGGTCTTTCAACTGACCTAACCTCTTTTAAATTCTCTCTTAACCTCTCTCGTAACTTCTCTTCTGTTGAAAAATTCAACCTGGACACGAAAACTTGGACTGATGTTGCATCTATGAAAGAGAAAAGATGTGGTGGATCAGCTTGTGTAGTGGATGGCCTTATATGGGTGTTTGGGGG GGTTCGTGCCAAAACCGTTGAGTTCTATGATCCAGCCGCCAACAAATGGCAAGTATCGACCAACATGGACAGACAACGATGGTGTCCTTGCGTCCTTTCCATctga
- the LOC143460919 gene encoding kelch-like protein 25 isoform X3, with product MKKMEFNNNHHATEIISNLNEERKTTKDFCDFTIKAGGTQFPVHKCVVGSFSEYFKKMFTTKMKESYSNEGSVKEVSGPTMASIINFIYTSCIILTHDNVYDVLEAAEYLRITSLKEYCRKFFKASLNGESCLKIRSYSNRYNMGDVVQAAETFISKNLGAVLKSSDFLQFNVDDAMAMLKLESEQDSIDEDKYRSVVSWTKYSLDERRKHFNDLFLLVQLNSLSQKFLNEVVHREELVNQSADSMNLLVTALFARIPGNIDNKDNCQSDDILIIGGLVFKQNVVKFNTKTKQWSDMPVSLDTNIDRFCPSAVNYNQQILLMGGKRIFGNTYYNTVEMLDLNDENPKWDSNLPSMREKRQGFASALLNGLVYCTGGWNDAGFLFIGPLSSCESYNPEERKWSSIRNMNKTRTDHALVSARGLLYALGGLRDGNNATHTAECYDPRNGKWKYIPPMKTCRSGLTAVVLNNEIYAIGGHDGSNGLSTDLTSFKFSLNLSRNFSSVEKFNLDTKTWTDVASMKEKRCGGSACVVDGLIWVFGGVRAKTVEFYDPAANKWQVSTNMDRQRWCPCVLSI from the exons ATGa AAAAGATGGAATTCAACAACAACCACCACGCCACTGAAATAATCAGCAACTTGAATGA ggaaagaaaaacaacaaaggacTTCTGTGACTTCACAATAAAAGCTGGAGGAACACAATTCCCTGTTCACAAATGTGTGGTTGGTTCATTCTCggaatatttcaagaaaatgttcACTACAAAG ATGAAAGAAAGTTATTCGAACGAAGGAAGCGTTAAAGAAGTCAGTGGTCCAACAATGGCATCGATTATAAACTTCATATACACTTCATGCATAATCCTCACTCATGACAATGTATATGATGTACTGGAAGCAGCAGAATATCTACGCATCACAA GTTTGAAGGAATACTGcaggaaatttttcaaagcatCTCTTAATGGagaaagttgtttgaaaattcgaTCTTATTCAAACCGGTACAACATGGGTGATGTTGTTCAAGCAGCTGAAACtttcatttctaaaaatctcggagcagttttgaaaagttCAGATTTCCTTCAGTTTAATGTTGATGATGCCATGGCTATGCTTAAGTTGGAATCAGAGCAG GATTCGATCGATGAGGACAAGTACAGGAGTGTGGTTTCTTGGACAAAATATAGTTTAGACGAGAgaagaaaacatttcaatgATTTGTTTCTTCTCGTTCAACTCAATTCTTTATCACAGAAATTCTTAAACGAAGTTGTTCATAGAGAA GAACTGGTCAACCAATCAGCTGACTCCATGAACTTGCTCGTAACTGCTTTGTTTGCTCGAATACCAGGAAATATTGACAACAAAGATAATT GTCAGTCTGATGACATACTTATCATTGGTGGattagtttttaaacaaaatgttgtCAAGTTCAACACCAAGACAAAACAGTGGAGTGACATGCCGGTATCTTTG GATACAAACATTGATCGGTTTTGTCCATCTGCTGTaaattacaatcaacaaattttattgatgggtGGTAAGCGAATATTTGGTAACACTTATTACAACACTGTTGAGATGTTGGACTTGAATGATGAGAATCCAAAGTGGGATAGCAACTTGCCTTCTATGAGAGAAAAGCGACAAGGATTTGCATCAGCTTTATTGAATG GTCTTGTTTATTGTACGGGTGGTTGGAATGACGCTGGTTTTCTATTCATTGGTCCTCTATCATCCTGTGAAAGTTACAATCCTGAAGAGAGGAAATGGTCTTCGATAAGAAACATGAATAAAACGCGAACTGACCATGCGTTGGTCAGTGCACGAG GTTTGCTTTATGCACTTGGAGGATTGCGTGATGGCAACAATGCAACACACACAGCAGAATGTTATGATCCTCGAAATGGAAAGTGGAAATATATTCCACCGATGAAAACCTGCCGATCTGGATTAACTGCTGTTGTattaaacaatgaaatataCGCGATAG GTGGACATGATGGTTCAAATGGTCTTTCAACTGACCTAACCTCTTTTAAATTCTCTCTTAACCTCTCTCGTAACTTCTCTTCTGTTGAAAAATTCAACCTGGACACGAAAACTTGGACTGATGTTGCATCTATGAAAGAGAAAAGATGTGGTGGATCAGCTTGTGTAGTGGATGGCCTTATATGGGTGTTTGGGGG GGTTCGTGCCAAAACCGTTGAGTTCTATGATCCAGCCGCCAACAAATGGCAAGTATCGACCAACATGGACAGACAACGATGGTGTCCTTGCGTCCTTTCCATctga
- the LOC143460919 gene encoding kelch-like protein 25 isoform X4 — MEFNNNHHATEIISNLNEERKTTKDFCDFTIKAGGTQFPVHKCVVGSFSEYFKKMFTTKMKESYSNEGSVKEVSGPTMASIINFIYTSCIILTHDNVYDVLEAAEYLRITSLKEYCRKFFKASLNGESCLKIRSYSNRYNMGDVVQAAETFISKNLGAVLKSSDFLQFNVDDAMAMLKLESEQDSIDEDKYRSVVSWTKYSLDERRKHFNDLFLLVQLNSLSQKFLNEVVHREELVNQSADSMNLLVTALFARIPGNIDNKDNCQSDDILIIGGLVFKQNVVKFNTKTKQWSDMPVSLDTNIDRFCPSAVNYNQQILLMGGKRIFGNTYYNTVEMLDLNDENPKWDSNLPSMREKRQGFASALLNGLVYCTGGWNDAGFLFIGPLSSCESYNPEERKWSSIRNMNKTRTDHALVSARGLLYALGGLRDGNNATHTAECYDPRNGKWKYIPPMKTCRSGLTAVVLNNEIYAIGGHDGSNGLSTDLTSFKFSLNLSRNFSSVEKFNLDTKTWTDVASMKEKRCGGSACVVDGLIWVFGGVRAKTVEFYDPAANKWQVSTNMDRQRWCPCVLSI; from the exons ATGGAATTCAACAACAACCACCACGCCACTGAAATAATCAGCAACTTGAATGA ggaaagaaaaacaacaaaggacTTCTGTGACTTCACAATAAAAGCTGGAGGAACACAATTCCCTGTTCACAAATGTGTGGTTGGTTCATTCTCggaatatttcaagaaaatgttcACTACAAAG ATGAAAGAAAGTTATTCGAACGAAGGAAGCGTTAAAGAAGTCAGTGGTCCAACAATGGCATCGATTATAAACTTCATATACACTTCATGCATAATCCTCACTCATGACAATGTATATGATGTACTGGAAGCAGCAGAATATCTACGCATCACAA GTTTGAAGGAATACTGcaggaaatttttcaaagcatCTCTTAATGGagaaagttgtttgaaaattcgaTCTTATTCAAACCGGTACAACATGGGTGATGTTGTTCAAGCAGCTGAAACtttcatttctaaaaatctcggagcagttttgaaaagttCAGATTTCCTTCAGTTTAATGTTGATGATGCCATGGCTATGCTTAAGTTGGAATCAGAGCAG GATTCGATCGATGAGGACAAGTACAGGAGTGTGGTTTCTTGGACAAAATATAGTTTAGACGAGAgaagaaaacatttcaatgATTTGTTTCTTCTCGTTCAACTCAATTCTTTATCACAGAAATTCTTAAACGAAGTTGTTCATAGAGAA GAACTGGTCAACCAATCAGCTGACTCCATGAACTTGCTCGTAACTGCTTTGTTTGCTCGAATACCAGGAAATATTGACAACAAAGATAATT GTCAGTCTGATGACATACTTATCATTGGTGGattagtttttaaacaaaatgttgtCAAGTTCAACACCAAGACAAAACAGTGGAGTGACATGCCGGTATCTTTG GATACAAACATTGATCGGTTTTGTCCATCTGCTGTaaattacaatcaacaaattttattgatgggtGGTAAGCGAATATTTGGTAACACTTATTACAACACTGTTGAGATGTTGGACTTGAATGATGAGAATCCAAAGTGGGATAGCAACTTGCCTTCTATGAGAGAAAAGCGACAAGGATTTGCATCAGCTTTATTGAATG GTCTTGTTTATTGTACGGGTGGTTGGAATGACGCTGGTTTTCTATTCATTGGTCCTCTATCATCCTGTGAAAGTTACAATCCTGAAGAGAGGAAATGGTCTTCGATAAGAAACATGAATAAAACGCGAACTGACCATGCGTTGGTCAGTGCACGAG GTTTGCTTTATGCACTTGGAGGATTGCGTGATGGCAACAATGCAACACACACAGCAGAATGTTATGATCCTCGAAATGGAAAGTGGAAATATATTCCACCGATGAAAACCTGCCGATCTGGATTAACTGCTGTTGTattaaacaatgaaatataCGCGATAG GTGGACATGATGGTTCAAATGGTCTTTCAACTGACCTAACCTCTTTTAAATTCTCTCTTAACCTCTCTCGTAACTTCTCTTCTGTTGAAAAATTCAACCTGGACACGAAAACTTGGACTGATGTTGCATCTATGAAAGAGAAAAGATGTGGTGGATCAGCTTGTGTAGTGGATGGCCTTATATGGGTGTTTGGGGG GGTTCGTGCCAAAACCGTTGAGTTCTATGATCCAGCCGCCAACAAATGGCAAGTATCGACCAACATGGACAGACAACGATGGTGTCCTTGCGTCCTTTCCATctga
- the LOC143460919 gene encoding kelch-like protein 25 isoform X5 — MEFNNNHTTEILSNLNEERKTTKDFCDFTIKAGGTQFPVHKCVVGSFSEYFKKMFTTKMKESYSNEGSVKEVSGPTMASIINFIYTSCIILTHDNVYDVLEAAEYLRITSLKEYCRKFFKASLNGESCLKIRSYSNRYNMGDVVQAAETFISKNLGAVLKSSDFLQFNVDDAMAMLKLESEQDSIDEDKYRSVVSWTKYSLDERRKHFNDLFLLVQLNSLSQKFLNEVVHREELVNQSADSMNLLVTALFARIPGNIDNKDNCQSDDILIIGGLVFKQNVVKFNTKTKQWSDMPVSLDTNIDRFCPSAVNYNQQILLMGGKRIFGNTYYNTVEMLDLNDENPKWDSNLPSMREKRQGFASALLNGLVYCTGGWNDAGFLFIGPLSSCESYNPEERKWSSIRNMNKTRTDHALVSARGLLYALGGLRDGNNATHTAECYDPRNGKWKYIPPMKTCRSGLTAVVLNNEIYAIGGHDGSNGLSTDLTSFKFSLNLSRNFSSVEKFNLDTKTWTDVASMKEKRCGGSACVVDGLIWVFGGVRAKTVEFYDPAANKWQVSTNMDRQRWCPCVLSI, encoded by the exons ATGGAATTCAACAACAACCACACCACTGAAATACTCAGCAACTTGAATGa ggaaagaaaaacaacaaaggacTTCTGTGACTTCACAATAAAAGCTGGAGGAACACAATTCCCTGTTCACAAATGTGTGGTTGGTTCATTCTCggaatatttcaagaaaatgttcACTACAAAG ATGAAAGAAAGTTATTCGAACGAAGGAAGCGTTAAAGAAGTCAGTGGTCCAACAATGGCATCGATTATAAACTTCATATACACTTCATGCATAATCCTCACTCATGACAATGTATATGATGTACTGGAAGCAGCAGAATATCTACGCATCACAA GTTTGAAGGAATACTGcaggaaatttttcaaagcatCTCTTAATGGagaaagttgtttgaaaattcgaTCTTATTCAAACCGGTACAACATGGGTGATGTTGTTCAAGCAGCTGAAACtttcatttctaaaaatctcggagcagttttgaaaagttCAGATTTCCTTCAGTTTAATGTTGATGATGCCATGGCTATGCTTAAGTTGGAATCAGAGCAG GATTCGATCGATGAGGACAAGTACAGGAGTGTGGTTTCTTGGACAAAATATAGTTTAGACGAGAgaagaaaacatttcaatgATTTGTTTCTTCTCGTTCAACTCAATTCTTTATCACAGAAATTCTTAAACGAAGTTGTTCATAGAGAA GAACTGGTCAACCAATCAGCTGACTCCATGAACTTGCTCGTAACTGCTTTGTTTGCTCGAATACCAGGAAATATTGACAACAAAGATAATT GTCAGTCTGATGACATACTTATCATTGGTGGattagtttttaaacaaaatgttgtCAAGTTCAACACCAAGACAAAACAGTGGAGTGACATGCCGGTATCTTTG GATACAAACATTGATCGGTTTTGTCCATCTGCTGTaaattacaatcaacaaattttattgatgggtGGTAAGCGAATATTTGGTAACACTTATTACAACACTGTTGAGATGTTGGACTTGAATGATGAGAATCCAAAGTGGGATAGCAACTTGCCTTCTATGAGAGAAAAGCGACAAGGATTTGCATCAGCTTTATTGAATG GTCTTGTTTATTGTACGGGTGGTTGGAATGACGCTGGTTTTCTATTCATTGGTCCTCTATCATCCTGTGAAAGTTACAATCCTGAAGAGAGGAAATGGTCTTCGATAAGAAACATGAATAAAACGCGAACTGACCATGCGTTGGTCAGTGCACGAG GTTTGCTTTATGCACTTGGAGGATTGCGTGATGGCAACAATGCAACACACACAGCAGAATGTTATGATCCTCGAAATGGAAAGTGGAAATATATTCCACCGATGAAAACCTGCCGATCTGGATTAACTGCTGTTGTattaaacaatgaaatataCGCGATAG GTGGACATGATGGTTCAAATGGTCTTTCAACTGACCTAACCTCTTTTAAATTCTCTCTTAACCTCTCTCGTAACTTCTCTTCTGTTGAAAAATTCAACCTGGACACGAAAACTTGGACTGATGTTGCATCTATGAAAGAGAAAAGATGTGGTGGATCAGCTTGTGTAGTGGATGGCCTTATATGGGTGTTTGGGGG GGTTCGTGCCAAAACCGTTGAGTTCTATGATCCAGCCGCCAACAAATGGCAAGTATCGACCAACATGGACAGACAACGATGGTGTCCTTGCGTCCTTTCCATctga